In the Calonectris borealis chromosome 11, bCalBor7.hap1.2, whole genome shotgun sequence genome, one interval contains:
- the LOC142086702 gene encoding CDC42 small effector protein 2-B-like, with translation MTEFLVCFNWCNGEQPQPKRRRRLDRNMIGEPMNFVHTAHVGAREMSSDYSSAVSIQDHMKSKGGYTNGTSATVEI, from the exons ATGACTGAATTCCTGGTTTGTTTTAATTGGTGTAATGGTGAACAGCCCCAGCCG AAAAGGCGTCGGAGACTGGACCGGAATATGATAGGAGAACCAATGAACTTTGTACACACTGCGCATGTTGGGGCAAGAGAGATGAGTAGTGACTATTCATCA GCTGTATCAATTCAGGACCACATGAAGTCTAAAGGTGGCTACACAAATGGCACTTCTGCAACTGTTGAGATATAG